In the Helianthus annuus cultivar XRQ/B chromosome 11, HanXRQr2.0-SUNRISE, whole genome shotgun sequence genome, one interval contains:
- the LOC110888651 gene encoding glutamic acid-rich protein-like: MKMKTREEILKEKTYRERCIMGYRIEDMEREYGEAISYKRWDKKRECYVNKEGEPVVHPSEIVFDEVLAVIPLSGEYYSNAEKDKTYKKRLDKIIRDAMTSSLSKRDEERMKKNVECMVDELKKVAEEVKEKEEKVEEKVVVDEEVVKEAVTKEQQVDEEEMKKKEEEEEKNESLEDAGDVGDEANIEEE, encoded by the coding sequence ATGAAAATGAAAACCAGAGAAGAAATTTTGAAAGAGAAAACCTACAGAGAAAGATGCATTATGGGATACAGAATCGAAGATATGGAAAGAGAGTATGGAGAAGCGATAAGCTAcaaaagatgggataagaagagagagtgttaTGTGAACAAGGAAGGTGAACCGGTTGTTCATCCAAGTGAAATAGTTTTTGATGAAGTTCTTGCAGTAATTCCTCTATCTGGCGAGTATTACTCAAATGCTGAAAAAGACAAAACCTACAAGAAAAGGTTGGATAAAATTATCAGAGATGCGATGACATCAAGTCTGAGTAAGAgggatgaagaaagaatgaagaaaaatgtGGAGTGTATGGTGGATGAGTTGAAGAAGGTAGCTGAAGAAGTGAAAGAAAAGGAAGAGAAGgttgaagaaaaagttgttgTTGATGAAGAAGTTGTGAAAGAAGCTGTTACGAAAGAACAACAAgttgatgaagaagaaatgaagaagaaggaagaggaagaagagaaaaATGAGAGTTTGGAGGATGCTGGTGATGTTGGTGATGAAGCTAATATTGAAGAAGAATAG